AAGCAGGTCCTCATGCCCCTCATCCTAAGCCATCCCGACTCATTCCATTCAAGCCTGAAGTCCGGTGGGGCCCAAGCCCTTCAGCGTCACTTCGTGATGATGAATTCCACGCGGCGGTTCTCGCTTTGGCCCTCCGGAGTGTCGTTCGATGCGACGGGACGCGAAGGACCGTAGCCTCGGGCCTCCAGGCGTGAACCCGCGATGCCACGCTGGATGAGGTAGGCCCGTACCGCCTCCGCGCGCTCCTGGCTCAGCGAGCGATTGAGCTGTTCCGGTCCTGTGTTGTCCGTATGGCCCTCGATGCGAAGCGAGACACCGGGCCGTGATTTCAGCAACTCGGCGACCTCATCCAAGATGCGCGCGCCGTCGCCCTGAATCTCGGCGAGTCCCACCATGAAGACGATCTTTCGGTCCGCCAGGGAGAGCCGCTCCTCCTTCACCTGAGGAGAGACAGGCTCGGGGCATCCCTGCCGGCTCGTCACTCCCGGTTCCTTCGGGCACTGGTCCGTGACGTCCGGCACGCCATCGCCGTCCAAATCAACGGAGTCACCGTCATCATCGTTGCCAGGGCTCTGAGCGGGCGTGTGCTTCCGCCCGCCCTGGCTGACGTCCCTGGGTGGAGGGCTGTGAGCCCAGGCGATTCCCACCCCTGCCCGCCACGAGGGCGTTCCCGGGATGTCGGTGAAGCCATGCCCGGCAAGCGCGTTCAGCTCGAAACCATGTCCGAGGGGTAGCCGCACTCCTCCGAGCAGCTCGACCGCCACGTCCGGGTGTACCAGCGACTCCGCCACCTGCAGCGCCAGCTCGCCACGAAGACCGTTCCCCCGGGTGGCCACCATCAGCCCCTGCTCCAGTTCGGTGCCCACGTCGCGCCCCGGTTCTACCTCCTTCGACCTCACCCGCGCGCCCACGCTGGCCCCCACCGCGAACATTCCCACCTCGCGTCCCAGTGAGACGCGGGGCGAGAGCTGGAACCCAGCCCAATGCGCTTGGCGTCCGAACGCACTCGCCCGTCCTCCGGGAAGTCCCACGCCGAGCCCCACCGCGAGGGATACCGGCGCCCCTTCCTCGCGCCGGAGCAGCGCGTAGCGCCCTCCCACCTCCGGCGTCCCCAGCCCCGAGGACGCAGGCTCGGCGACACCTTCCAGCGTCTCCGCGCCATGGCCGCCCTGGGAGAGAATGACCGGAAGCCGGGCGGACAGCTCCAGGCGCTCCACCGGAGACCAGGCCCCCATGAGCCAGGCCGACGTCCGGTAGTGCAGGATGGACCGGCTCTCCCCATCACTGCCCTCCAGCACCAGGATGCCCCGCTCGTAGTTGGCCAGGAGGCTGAGACGATAGCCTCCCTCGGCGAGCAGCCGGCCCGAGTCCACCAGCAGCGAGTCCGTCGCGGCGGTGCTGAGTTGCAGGCGCTCCACGTCGAACGCCACTAGCGGGCTGGAGAGCGTCTGACCCGCGGCGCGGGTGGCTACCAAGGCCGCGGCGAGCACACAGGTCCGTGCCAATTCACGCAAGGGAAGGTCCTTCGCGCTGAAGCGTCGAATGAGGAGGTTCGGGAAGCTCACGGGGTGCCACGCTCCCGGCGGCGCCGGCGCCCCGCCCAGGTGGCGAGGACCGACAGCACGGCCAGCGCCGCGCTCGCACCTCCACCGGCGGCCTGGCAGCTGCCGCCGGCAATCGACACCACCCGGGCCTGAACGGCGACGTTGAACGCGCACTGCGCGGAGTTTCCGGCGGCATCCGTCGCGGTGACGGTGACGCGGGTCACCCCCTTGGGAAAGCGGGAACCGGACTCTGGCGACGCGATGACCGTGGAGGAGGAGACGAGGTCTACCGGCTCCGGCAGCGCATACGACACGGGGGTGTCCCCCGGCTCGTCCAAGCGCACCTGCACGTCCTCCGGACAGCTCAGCGCCGGGGGCGTCGTGTCCCGCACCGTCACCTGGAACGTACACGTCGCCTGATTCCCCTTCGCATCCTCCGCCGTCGCGGTCACGGAGGTGTTCCCCAGCGCCAGGGTGCTCCCAGACGGCGGCGAGTACGTCACCGTGGGATTTCCGGTGATGCCGTCGGTCGCGGTGGCGGGGGGATACGTCACCGGAGCCCCCTCGGGCCCTGTCGCCTCCACCACGGCGTCCGCCGGGCACGTGATGTCCGGAGGCCTCGGGGCGGTCACGTTGAGCGTCACGGTGGCGATGTTGCTGTCCAGGCTGCAGTCCCGCGCCCGGAAGGTGAAGCTGTCTGGCCCCAGGTAGCCCGGCTCGGGCGTGTAGGTGACGGAGGGCGGCGTACCGCTCAGCGTCCCATGAGCCGGCGGGGTGACGATGACGAAAGCCAACGGAGGCCCCGCCTCGGCATCCGTCGCCCCCAGCGACAGGTTCACGGGGACGCCCTCCGGCGTGGAGACCGTCAGGTCCTGCGCCACCGGCGCGGTGTTCTGCACCACCGTCACCATCCGCCCGCCGCCGATCGCGTTGGCGAAGACGGAGAGCGCATAGGTGCCCGGCGTGACGCTGGCGGGAATGGACACCGTCACGCCGCTGGCGGACATCTCGGTGCCCGGCAACGTCCAGAGCCGGTGCCCCTCGGCCGCCTGCAACCGCACCAGCGGGAAGTTCGTCGCGGAGTCCTTGTAGTCTCCCGAGCTGGCTCCGGAGATGCCCCGGAACAGTGTGCCGGTGATTCGAGCCGTACAGGCGGGCAGGATCTCGCTGGGCCCCGTCACCCCTGGACGCCACGCCGGCTGCGCCCCGGTGTCCTCGTACAGCTCGGCACTGGCCAGCCACACGCCCCCGGCGCCCTGCCCTCCCACCGCGAGCACCTCGTTCGAGGGCAGCACGGCCGTGTGGAAGCGCAGCCGCTGGGCAGCGAGACCCGGCGCGGGCTTCCAGGTGTGGGTCGCACCGTCGTACAGCTCCGCGGTGGCGAGCACCGTTCCCCCCGGCCCTTGGCCTCCCGAGACGAGCACCCGGCCCGAGGGCAGCAGTGAGGCCGAGTGAAATGCGCGCGGGCCGGCCAGTGCCCCCGCCGGGGCCCAGGTGTTGGAGACCGGGTCATACACCTCCGCCGACGCCAGCTCGGTCGAGGATGAGGTCCCCGCCACCGCCAGGACCCGGCCCGAGGGCAGCATCGTCAGGGTGAAGGAGGCCCGGGCCTGCGAGAGGCCTGCTGCGGGGGCCCACGTGTTGGAGGCCGG
The sequence above is a segment of the Stigmatella aurantiaca genome. Coding sequences within it:
- a CDS encoding OmpA family protein, which encodes MSFPNLLIRRFSAKDLPLRELARTCVLAAALVATRAAGQTLSSPLVAFDVERLQLSTAATDSLLVDSGRLLAEGGYRLSLLANYERGILVLEGSDGESRSILHYRTSAWLMGAWSPVERLELSARLPVILSQGGHGAETLEGVAEPASSGLGTPEVGGRYALLRREEGAPVSLAVGLGVGLPGGRASAFGRQAHWAGFQLSPRVSLGREVGMFAVGASVGARVRSKEVEPGRDVGTELEQGLMVATRGNGLRGELALQVAESLVHPDVAVELLGGVRLPLGHGFELNALAGHGFTDIPGTPSWRAGVGIAWAHSPPPRDVSQGGRKHTPAQSPGNDDDGDSVDLDGDGVPDVTDQCPKEPGVTSRQGCPEPVSPQVKEERLSLADRKIVFMVGLAEIQGDGARILDEVAELLKSRPGVSLRIEGHTDNTGPEQLNRSLSQERAEAVRAYLIQRGIAGSRLEARGYGPSRPVASNDTPEGQSENRRVEFIITK